The genomic interval aatttgctaaattgtaattactttgctactatggcctatttattgccttacctccttactccatttgcgcacactgtatatagatttttctattgtgttattgactgtacttttgtttatcccacgtgtaactctgttgtttttttgtcggTCTGCTTTGCTATATATATGAGAAATATACAAATAAAATCTttactttattgacaacacccaaatggatactgtcattaacgtggttcttcaataattacttATAATTCTTCAAACATATTaaacaggacattcaaacgagccttacaattataatccaaagtagtgtgaaatgcactcataatcaACCTGGAAATagaggttactcccctgagttttcccccattcacattcagaatacattgtgaaaaactaaaagctttgctcaccatttttgctccaggcagatatactacatccataacttgtggtttcctcattagcagatatactacatccattactatcggtttcctcattagcagggaggtgtttctgcaatcaaattgtgtgCGCATCGCCCTCCTGCCGcaattttagcaaacacagaaaggggcctatattggagaccaaaagtcatcTGACACACTGCTTatagtttcaacaacatgaataacttatttctagtctacaatcatcgatcttactactaaaatatgactattcttgctcattttaagacaattgttaAATAATttttacattcattacagacatcaattgttgtacaacatcatggctacgctgttggcatcacctttttacagtggatttccactgttgtgggcctttaatcatctgactttgttgttcacacaggagagatacgggactatcgtggatcctctggggagcctcaacaacctcatgatgctgacgaggcagagaagagtctctccagatcagaacgcctcaataaacacctgcagagatccacagggaagagaactcactgctgctctgactgtgggaagagattcacctcatcaggcattaaaattcatcaaaggatccacacaggagagaaaccatatagctgtgttcaatgtgggatgagttttaaagcatctagcaatctgactacacaccagagaacacacacaggagagaaaccttatagctgtgatcaatgtgggaagagttttactacatttgACTCTCTGACAGTACAccagaaaatacacacaggagagaaaccttatagctgtgttcaatgtgggaagagttttactgcatctagcaatctgactacacaccagagaacacacacaggacagaaaccttatagctgtgatcaatgtgggaagagttttactacatctagctatctgacagtacaccagagactacacacgggagagaaaccttatagctgtgttcaatgtgggaagagttttactgcatctagcaatctgactacacaccagagaacacacacaggagagaatccttatagctgtgatcaatgtgggaagagttttactgcatctagcaatctgactacacaccagagaatacacacaggagagaaactatATATAtgtgatgaatgtgggaagagttttactacttctggccatctgacagtgcaccagagaacacacacaggagataagccttatagctgttatcaatgtgggaagagtttttgtcaatctggtgatctgacagtgcaccagagaacacacacaggagagaaaccgtatagctgtgatcaatgtgggaagagttttactacatctggctctctgactttacaccagagaacacacacaggagagaaaccttatagctgtggtcaatgtgggaagagttttggtcaatctagtaaactgacagtgcaccagagaacacacacaggagagaaaccgtatagctgtaatcaatgtgggaagagttttgttacatctagctatgtgactatacaccagagaacacacacaggagagaaaccttatagctgtaatcaatgtgggaagagttttgttacatctagctatgtgactatacaccagagaacacacacaggagagaaaccttatagctgtaatcaatgtgggaagagttttgttacatctagctatgtgactatacaccagagaacacacacaggagagaaaccgtatagctgtaatcaatgtgggaagagttttgttacatctagctatgtgactatacaccagagaacacacacaggagagaaatctcttAGCTGTGACCAGAGgtaatctgataaaagatctctgactaAACATTAGAAAATACATGAagcagttgtttcatgatatcaattaattaatttaacattgtagtaggagtattttaatgatgtcacaatgtagaatgttttaacattgtagtaggagtattttaatgatgtcacaatgtagaatgttttaatattgtagaaggagtattttaatgatgtcacaatgtagattgttttaacattgtagtaggagtattttaatgatgtcacaatgtagaaccctaaatgtttgtcccctgttctattgatttcaacatgatatggatattagcctcaggggaaaaatccaggctctgaattgaatgagtactatttatgagatttagtaagtacacattattcccagattcagtgtggtttttgagctgctagttttaacaggacgtgcaacctcatctccctcctgtcgCATAAATGATTTTAGCATGATATCGATTAGTTATGACAAATtagtgttgcgttcctttgtttagcgacccctacatttaaatgcattccaacatcacgtacaacctgatttcccccctaatcgatatcagtgatttattgctacttgtcaaaacaacagggtttctggtgcttgtgcagtttataaggagcttgtttaaaaaaatacaagaaatatgattattgtggcagatgtttgtgtaaatagcacatgttatgtttaggttttcaattcatcccaaactgtttctgcatattggttattcaTTTGGAcatgttaaaactgtgttttgacattgaggCTATCCCACCgagcaaaatgtaattgaaaagtcattgaaaataagactatgcaatcaaatgtttttttttaacatgTTTTATTATACCATGCCTTACCTTAAGTGAATTATTgacaatacatattaacaaaggggtgtacatttggCTTTGGTAATTCATGTTTACAATTCATGTAACttttagtaatcataattatttatgcaatcaactgacaattttcgggtataattatattgacattgttgcccttcttttagaatagcagggttaattctcagatgtgacaacccaaatgtactagagcatgatattggggactgggccccgatccaacaacatgcctatcgagtgaactctgaaaagagagagaagctccgcagtgaggtggaaagttactatggttattgcaggagtttcctcttgaaatcagacatgtccgtgttaaggacaacttggttgctgattgtttcaagggtgggcagtcatagttttgcgtttagccattgcgttgccatggatcaatttattttgactgcacgtttttccgtattggagatgagttttgtttgggctcgttccaaggggacgagagttctagaagctagtgagttttaggaagacgagagttctagaagctggtGAGTTTTAgaaagacgagagttctagaagctagtgagttttaggattctatagaatgaaaaaggagaaaaaaataatacgattgtatattattatttagaaatacgtgtttttaattgttgacagccagtagacaccatgtttatattgtagaaggtgatgcattgtagttgattataatgtgaaatggaagttgttttctgttggtggtgagcaaacttgtccaacaaaaattATAGGAtttatttgttgtcttaaggggaaAGGTGTTCCAGGCTTTCGTTtctccatttatgttttgaggttggactttagcacgtatagctcgttagcataTATAGCTCGTtaacacgtatagctcgttagcacgtagggcacactgattggtgtcacctcgttagtcagtatgtgtaacaccagttcttttgtttgcctcttcttgggcagatttagtggatCTCATGGGTGacttttatgtcccagttgttgttactagtgaattatttagaaatgttttttttcttgtttttaattgttgacagccagtagacaccatgtttatattggtgaagcattgtagttgattataatgtgaaatggaagttgttttctgttggtggtgagcaaacttgtccaacaaaaatataggatatatttgttgtcttaagggggaaggtgttacaggctttggtttttccatttatgttttgaggttggactttagctcgTCAGCACGTAGGATGCACTGATaagtgtcacctcgttagtcagtatgtgttacacctgtgctggcttgtccatctcgttagtgggaaggtgtttcacctgagctggtccaggttctatttaagagtgtctggcccagtgctccagttgtcttgatagatgtggagagtcaacacctttagttgctccacctttttggtttgcttcctgtctgtaagtttggtgtgggtttttcttttgtttccctcttcttgggcagatttagtggatctcatggtgggtgtcttttatgtcccagttgttgttactagtcaactttcagtggacacagagcaaaattgcaagattatgttagaattcttttattgcatcaaatggttgttttatgcaacagaatagagggttcttagaactattgtgtctgtgtgttctactgaggatgggcctctgggagaaaacactgacaggagatttacaatgtcgtttgggtgataaaacctaaagagaccgcattccagtgcatgagttaatgtttctgtgctctatggtaccagggagagatgaccccagggccagaccctggtctctacataaagagtactgtttttacagcagatactgtctgctgagaattataagtctctttcatacaaatctaACATTGTGACCCGTTCTATACAGCTGTTTTTCGTTATGTAgtttgaaaggggtgtatcttggctgtaGAAGACATGTGTACTTTTATCTCGTGGCTCTCAACAAATCATCTGGGGGTGATttgtcgaccagccatcattatcgtagagcactcaattgattcactttatatgtgtgcaTTGTATTGATCTGCTCCCTTATAAGTAATAAAGGTTTAGTTTAAGAATaattctgacttgtgtgataattTCTTtgatatcaaatgaggagagaaacTTAACAACCACATTTGGTGATGGGGATGTGAATCTTCACTTGGTGACCGCttctgacgacctgggtaaatcgtgcacttgggatctcagggaaaccacacttcgggaacggagcagatggacccacctttgatctgagaggcagcgagCCGAGTGGATACCAAATCTCGAAcgtagtttaaaaaaaagaatgagGTGAGTGAAACAAGTGGAGTTTTTAGAAAAGCCtcgtaggctctgagtgtgtattcctgtgtgagggggcaccttggaggtgtaaagAGGGCCGAGCCAGCTATCTGTGTGAACTGGATGAAAACTAGAATCTGTGTTTACTAGTTAAtaacctcttggaaatagggggcgcccttttcacttctggataaaattgtgcccaatttaaacggcctcgtactctgtcctagatcatatgatatgcatatatattactattggatagaaaacactctgaagtttctaaaactgtttgaattatatctgtgagtaaaacagaactcatttggcaggcaaacttccaaacaggaagtgatatttctgaaatgggtctctgtgaaaggcattgcctattcaattgccttgtatttatggatctgtttgcacttcatacgccttccactagatgtcaacaggcagtagaacgtggaatgaagtttCTAGCCTTCTCTGGAACCGGATGGGACTCAttggagtgagaggtcagccatattggcagtactTGGCTACGCACTTCGGTTTGTCATATCgttgtctgcaatgcgttaggtagacacgaagaaatgctccgtctgggacgttattggatatatatgagaaaaacatcctcaAGATGGAttatcaactgagtttgaccagtttattcgactattattatgactttttgaatttttcgttcatTCGTAAAATCTTCATGGACATGTGAGCTACACCATGCTaaccaaagttgctaattcgacagaagaaatggacattctaaaacaaaacgatttttttgtggaactaggattcctggcactgcattctgatgaaagttcatcaaaggtaagggaatatttatgatgttatttcgtatttttgtggactctttggactccaacatggcggagaatggctgagcgctgtctcagattattgcatgctgtgctttgtactaaagttattttttttaaatctaacacagtggttgcattaagaaccagtgtatctttaattatatatgcaacatgtatttttcagcaaagtttatgatgagtgttTTTGTTAGATTACGTGGCTGTCTAAAATTTCTCTGGACATTTTGGGGCCATTTGTGACCATGGCTGCAATGTAGAACCACGATttatagctataaatatgcacattttcgaacaaaacataaatgtattgtataacataatgtcataagactgtcatctgaagaagttgttcaaaggttagtgattaattttatctttatttgtgggttttgtgaaagctatctttacggtgaaaaaatggcgtgtgttgggctattgtggtgagctaacatatatatatgttgtgttttcgctgtaaaacatttttaaaaaatcggacatgttggctggattcacaagatgtttatctttcatttgctgtattggacttgtgatttcatgaaattatattatatgatatccctgtggcgctaggctaggctatgctagtcagcatttctgatgaggatgatcccggtTTTTTAAGACCATGTAtgataaggtgcacctgtgtaaggtGTAATTGTTTTAAACCTGTAATTATTTTAAACATGTAATTATTTTAAACCTGGAACCCATTTTAGAAGTATTGAAAGatgtaaatgtatgtagttaCATTTAAAAAGTTAAAGTTACAGTTAAATAACTTTAAGAACTAGCCATGAGACAGAAATGAGAAAATATTCCTGTAGGTTAAAATATTGTTGAAAAACAACTAATTGATTAGCTATGTTTGGGAATAGCATTGTGTGACTGCAATATGAGACGTCTGTGATTGAGTCTTAATCTGAAGTTTAGATAGTAACagagatataaaaaaaaaatggttctGCTGGGAGTATGTTTGGAGAGCTGCTTCGTAGCTGTAGAGTCCTTGAAAAAGCAAATGGAATGGTTGTCGTGAGTACCTGAGAATGTCTTACGTTTTATATGGGTTCTGTGAATATATGAAAATATGAtaaattgtatgtgtgtataatcgATTACTAGAGATTTGATAAAGTAATACTGGGAATATAATTAGATAAAATTTAAACAACCCATATGTAGACGAACGTAGGTTTTGAGTTGGTATCTTTAATGGATGATTTGATAAAGATGAGGTTTAAGCATTATTAAACTGTCTACAAAGTCTGGGCAGTTGTCTCAGAAACTGATGAGAGTGTGTCCACTTTAGGGCAAGTTACCATAAGGATGAAACTATAAAACGCTTATTGGATTTTCTCTGTCCGGGTGCTACATTTGAAACTAGCTGTTGATGTTGaagaagcgtcccgtccactagattatacgtcacagtggcagaatcacctgaaagacgcacatctccatctgctgactggagttggtATCGCAGTTGAGAAAATACTTTCAGGCAAAAAGCGACGTCCAAGGACGTCGAATTATGGGCGATATCAGGTCTGTCTGTTGTAGCCACTATTTCGCCCCAAAATAGTCATCCCAAATTGGGCTGTGTATAACTATGTAAATGTCTCTCGGACAAggggacttttatcaatatacactctaaaaagtaaaggttcctggagtatccatTTTCttaaactccctgttcaccctccctccattataaaaaaaaatattttaataacaatattgacaatatttatttaaataattcattatttatttagtgGCACCACAAATGTGAATAAATATTTACAGAacaatttaccaaacaaaacacattacaatattgcaacatttctgcagacatgtcagaccataataaataatacatttactttgtatagtgcttttcatgacatttaaaaatatataaataatgatgtacaatgaaaacaacatacattaaaatgaatcataggtaaactaacaatattgtagacttgatgctaaatacagatttttcagctttagtgtgtatatCGTATCCACTTAGTTATGTTAGGAAGTTTGCCATCTTTATGACCGGCCCTGGTAACTTCACCCCAACTTCTCTTATCCCAGAATACAGTAACTTAACAACATAAGTGTTTTTCTGACATTTaagggaaaataaaaaatacagccctagcagagccccaagtcccatGGCGACGTCCTCGGGGGCGTGGATGTTCTCCCCATCAAAGGCCAGCGGGATTTCACTCTCATGGTGAAATGGATTTCCGCCGATGTGCAGTAAAGGAGTGAAAAGCGGTGAAATCTGTGTCAACAAAGTAAGAAAAGATTAATACAATTAACAAAGAACATAACAAATGTTCAGCTGTAGTTTTATATCAGCATGCACACCTATGTTTATGAAGAAACAGATGATTGGAGCATAGGCATACCTTGTCACAGACATAAAGGCCACTCGGGTCCTCATTGAAGAGGTTGGGCAAGAGCAGAATCACTGCTGTGGTCTCCAGTCCTAGTAAAGTAAAGCAATGATCTTACTACACTTGCTAATTTTATTTTTCATTCCATGGACTTGATTCATTTCTGAGAAGATCTGAACTGatcatttgcacacatttgtatgctaatagatgtcagtttgtattgactgctatgtaggttaaatgtacacttcaaatgcagctgtcctacaacagatctgtaccttcttcttgatcccgattgcattgtgtccatgttctgtcctataagaatttcaaaggaagagaaaatgtgtcaaagaatagtcttgcaagcattaaaacatatatatattaaataaatattgaaagataaatggcatcgacatacaatgtaatgtaaaatagaagaacatattggagaaagcactagccaatacagtactgccatacagtaacagtactgccatacaggcctaatatcacatttcaagatatctttgtacacaaattgttcaatattttatcaggctgacttgaaagattatacgcaacattttgctgcgtggcaatactgtgtttggattctgaagggcatttatacaaaagaggtagtctagacactgtattaataccattatgcatttgaatcccatctacagctaccatctaagatattaatttccctccacaagggggcggacatgtaacgtttccaaaatgggatagtattgtacatgtaacgtttccaaaatgggatagtattgtccatgtaacgtttccaaaatgggatcgtattgtccatgtaacgtttccaaaatgggatagtattgtacatgtaacgtttccaaaatgggatagtattgtccatgtaacatttccaaaatgggatagtattgtacatgtaacgtttccaaaatgggatagtattgtccatgtaacgtttcctaaatgggatagtattgtacatgtaacgtttccaaaatgggatactATTGTACATGCAACGTTATGCTCCcttgtgagttaatagtattgcatgctgtagcaggctatataaagaggaagacctccattgacgattcagttcgttgtaacatctcgtctggacaggtcaccgtccttagttagttagttagttaacgttagctagttcattatcacaagtgagaactgctctagattggaaacttacgttaatgagtgtaaagccatgttggctttatggaaacgatatacaatatatgggaaagaatatagttgagggaaataatccaaacctagttgtgcctagttaggacataacgttatctagctagataacggtactgtactgtagctcatacaCCGCCGACGGTCAAACCCGGCTTTCTAATATTTACGGTAATTAACTATAGTAACGTTATGGAAGTTTTTCACAGAAAACCAGAATTGTCTTCGTTTTTCATTATTAgtgtgttatattattatatataaatTATTTCGATacatattcagagccaaacatcaacccaaattaa from Salvelinus alpinus chromosome 2, SLU_Salpinus.1, whole genome shotgun sequence carries:
- the LOC139548000 gene encoding zinc finger protein 135-like, which produces MRSLSYSSPAKDNICWMEKEALIFLVKEEKEAEDVTVKQEVEDEAVTVKEEEKDVTVKEEEEKGDDAVIGVKEEEGEMTVTSKKENEEETGCLRPVSQTHLKASNDEISRKMVLRNSVLINTREIRDYRGSSGEPQQPHDADEAEKSLSRSERLNKHLQRSTGKRTHCCSDCGKRFTSSGIKIHQRIHTGEKPYSCVQCGMSFKASSNLTTHQRTHTGEKPYSCDQCGKSFTTFDSLTVHQKIHTGEKPYSCVQCGKSFTASSNLTTHQRTHTGQKPYSCDQCGKSFTTSSYLTVHQRLHTGEKPYSCVQCGKSFTASSNLTTHQRTHTGENPYSCDQCGKSFTASSNLTTHQRIHTGEKLYICDECGKSFTTSGHLTVHQRTHTGDKPYSCYQCGKSFCQSGDLTVHQRTHTGEKPYSCDQCGKSFTTSGSLTLHQRTHTGEKPYSCGQCGKSFGQSSKLTVHQRTHTGEKPYSCNQCGKSFVTSSYVTIHQRTHTGEKPYSCNQCGKSFVTSSYVTIHQRTHTGEKPYSCNQCGKSFVTSSYVTIHQRTHTGEKPYSCNQCGKSFVTSSYVTIHQRTHTGEKSLSCDQR